In Aliamphritea ceti, a single window of DNA contains:
- the fliE gene encoding flagellar hook-basal body complex protein FliE, giving the protein MIERADINSVLEQMRAMKSQAQQGMQQAPMAMPVAGVTDDAPGFGEMLKGAVDKVNGMQKEAKALSTSFERGDPGVDLHQVMISMEKASVSFQAMTQVRNRMVSAYEDVMKMPI; this is encoded by the coding sequence ATGATCGAAAGAGCTGACATAAATTCTGTTTTAGAACAGATGCGCGCGATGAAGTCCCAGGCGCAACAAGGTATGCAGCAGGCTCCAATGGCGATGCCGGTTGCTGGTGTCACTGATGATGCACCAGGTTTTGGCGAAATGCTGAAAGGGGCTGTGGATAAAGTGAATGGCATGCAGAAAGAAGCCAAAGCTCTGTCTACGTCTTTTGAGCGGGGAGACCCGGGTGTTGATTTGCATCAGGTGATGATCAGCATGGAAAAAGCATCTGTTTCATTTCAGGCGATGACGCAGGTTCGAAACCGGATGGTGTCGGCCTATGAAGATGTTATGAAGATGCCAATTTAA
- a CDS encoding 3'-5' exonuclease — protein sequence MIIPRTIRQFKERIDHKAGPHGELFAPYEGDEVVSLDCETTSLNVKEGEILSIGAVKIKGQKVVTSERLDIKLKPPKSLTGDSIKIHKIRAADLVDGVEMDEALEQVLAFVGNRPVLGYYVNYDIRMLDKFLRPRYGFGLPGKAIELSHVYHDILKWKSIGGNVDLRFDTISKNLDIPILERHTALGDAITVALMYVRLKYGEAPRV from the coding sequence ATGATTATTCCCCGCACCATCAGGCAGTTTAAAGAACGGATAGATCATAAGGCCGGGCCTCATGGAGAGCTGTTCGCACCTTATGAGGGAGATGAAGTGGTATCGCTGGATTGTGAAACCACTAGCCTTAATGTCAAAGAAGGAGAGATTCTTTCTATCGGTGCTGTAAAGATCAAAGGTCAAAAAGTTGTCACCAGTGAAAGGCTGGATATTAAACTTAAACCGCCAAAAAGCCTTACCGGAGATTCGATAAAAATTCATAAGATACGAGCTGCAGATCTGGTTGATGGTGTGGAGATGGATGAGGCGTTGGAGCAGGTGCTGGCGTTTGTAGGCAATCGTCCCGTACTGGGTTATTACGTCAATTATGATATTCGTATGTTAGATAAATTCTTGCGGCCCCGTTATGGCTTTGGGTTGCCGGGAAAGGCAATTGAGTTGTCGCATGTATATCATGACATTCTTAAGTGGAAGAGTATTGGCGGCAATGTTGATCTCAGGTTCGATACAATTTCTAAGAATCTTGATATTCCGATACTTGAGCGGCATACCGCGTTAGGAGATGCCATTACGGTGGCGTTGATGTATGTGCGTCTGAAATACGGAGAAGCTCCGAGGGTGTAA
- the fliF gene encoding flagellar basal-body MS-ring/collar protein FliF: MENASMAAGGSKGVTFGYNRLSLVRQLGLMIGLAATIAIGFAVVLWSQEPDYRVLYNNVAYADANEIVDQLQLFGIPYKFDSSGRSILVPNEQLHKARLRLASEGFSGDNTVGFELLDKEQGLGTSQFMENARYRRGLEGELARTISSMISVRKARVHLALPKQSVFVRDQRKPTASVFLELLAGRKLDRVQVEAIANLIASSIPSLSSEDVTVVDQKGRLLNTRDADVDVVLAAKQLEYTRKIEETLLNRVNSILQPVVGLGNFRAEVSADIDFTAVEQTDEIFNPDLPSLRSEQTLDENTTGSDEARGIPGALSNQPPGETTVPEVVLDANGVPIAKSEPPQSARSQATRNYELDRSISYTRHQMGRVKRLSVAVVVDDFLPAGGAAGAGKTAWAQQDLDRLTILVRDSVGFSALRGDSVNVLNSPFAAPEEFVDEEIPIWQQEWVWDIARKAAAGLFVLLLVFGLLRPILNHLAVASQKEKTDESSPEGEISAQLESLEMDGMSADQVTFSGIDSALSPTPNETYEYQLNAIRSMIAEDPAKVAQAIRQWVNEDE, from the coding sequence ATGGAAAACGCATCTATGGCAGCGGGTGGCAGCAAAGGGGTTACCTTTGGTTACAATCGTTTAAGCTTAGTTCGTCAGCTCGGGCTGATGATTGGCTTGGCGGCTACTATCGCTATCGGTTTTGCTGTGGTGCTGTGGTCTCAGGAACCTGATTACCGGGTTCTGTATAATAATGTTGCCTATGCTGATGCGAATGAAATCGTTGATCAACTACAGTTATTCGGTATCCCTTATAAGTTTGATTCATCAGGTCGTTCGATCCTGGTGCCTAATGAACAGTTACATAAAGCACGTTTGCGTCTCGCCTCTGAAGGTTTCAGTGGTGATAACACTGTTGGCTTCGAGTTGCTCGACAAAGAACAAGGGCTCGGCACCAGTCAGTTTATGGAAAACGCCCGCTATCGCCGTGGTCTTGAGGGGGAGCTAGCCCGTACGATCAGCAGTATGATTTCGGTACGCAAGGCGCGGGTTCATCTGGCGTTACCTAAGCAGTCTGTATTTGTTCGCGATCAGCGTAAGCCAACAGCCTCAGTGTTTCTTGAGTTGTTGGCAGGGCGTAAGTTAGACCGTGTGCAGGTTGAAGCTATAGCTAATCTGATTGCATCCAGTATTCCATCACTCTCCAGTGAAGATGTAACTGTTGTTGATCAGAAAGGGCGACTGCTGAATACACGTGATGCAGATGTTGATGTGGTGTTGGCGGCGAAGCAGCTGGAGTATACCCGTAAGATTGAAGAGACATTGCTAAACAGGGTAAACAGTATCTTACAGCCGGTTGTTGGATTAGGTAATTTTCGGGCAGAAGTCTCTGCTGATATCGACTTTACAGCTGTTGAGCAAACGGATGAGATTTTTAATCCGGACTTACCTTCTTTACGTAGTGAGCAAACCCTGGATGAGAATACAACTGGGAGCGATGAAGCACGGGGAATTCCTGGGGCATTATCTAACCAGCCTCCGGGAGAAACGACTGTCCCTGAAGTGGTTCTCGACGCTAATGGTGTGCCTATAGCAAAAAGTGAACCGCCACAAAGTGCCCGTTCACAGGCCACGCGTAACTATGAGCTAGATCGTTCGATAAGCTACACGCGACACCAGATGGGGCGTGTTAAGCGTCTGTCTGTTGCTGTAGTCGTTGATGATTTTCTTCCTGCGGGAGGAGCTGCTGGCGCTGGTAAGACTGCCTGGGCTCAGCAGGATCTGGATCGGCTGACGATTCTGGTTCGGGACTCCGTAGGGTTTTCTGCGTTACGTGGTGACAGTGTGAATGTCTTGAATTCACCTTTTGCTGCGCCGGAAGAGTTTGTTGATGAAGAAATTCCAATCTGGCAGCAGGAATGGGTGTGGGATATTGCCCGGAAGGCTGCTGCAGGTTTATTTGTTCTGTTGCTAGTGTTTGGTTTGTTGCGTCCAATTCTGAATCATCTGGCTGTTGCCAGTCAGAAAGAAAAAACAGATGAGAGCAGTCCTGAAGGTGAGATCTCTGCGCAATTAGAGTCATTGGAAATGGATGGTATGTCTGCTGATCAGGTGACTTTCAGTGGTATTGATAGTGCTTTGTCACCGACGCCTAATGAGACATACGAATATCAGTTAAATGCCATTCGCAGTATGATTGCTGAAGACCCTGCCAAAGTGGCGCAGGCGATTCGTCAGTGGGTAAACGAAGATGAGTGA
- the fliG gene encoding flagellar motor switch protein FliG, with the protein MSEPNQSTEPAIELNKLQKAAVLLISMGEADAAEILKYLGQKEVQLIGSAMNDLDNIPQSAVEAVMADFMEAISDQTSIGINNDIYIKEMLGQALGLEKAQTLIDRILMNTNTSGLETLRWMDPRQVAEIIRYEHPQIQAVVLAYLSADQSAAVLASFDDVVRLDILMRITALDQIQPSALQELNDILEAQFAGASSQTASLGGLKTTAEIMNFIDSSLEQDIMEKIKEVDESLSDQISDLMFVFDNLIDIEDRGIQAILREVNTDVLVVALKGADTSLQEKIFRNMSKRAADLLRDDLEAKGPVRVSEVEEAQKEILGVARRLADDGEIMLGGGGEEML; encoded by the coding sequence ATGAGTGAGCCAAATCAAAGTACTGAGCCAGCTATTGAGTTGAATAAGCTGCAGAAAGCAGCGGTATTGCTTATCAGTATGGGGGAGGCTGATGCCGCAGAGATACTCAAGTATCTGGGGCAGAAAGAAGTTCAGCTGATCGGTTCTGCGATGAATGACCTGGATAATATTCCACAGTCAGCGGTAGAAGCGGTAATGGCAGACTTTATGGAAGCGATTAGTGACCAGACAAGCATTGGTATTAATAATGATATTTATATTAAAGAGATGCTTGGGCAGGCCTTAGGTTTAGAGAAAGCTCAGACGCTGATCGACCGGATTCTGATGAATACCAATACATCCGGTCTTGAAACATTGCGCTGGATGGACCCGCGTCAGGTTGCGGAAATAATTCGTTACGAACATCCTCAGATTCAGGCAGTGGTGTTGGCATATCTTTCTGCCGATCAGTCTGCGGCAGTGTTAGCAAGTTTTGATGATGTAGTGCGTCTGGATATCCTGATGCGTATTACCGCGTTGGATCAGATTCAGCCATCTGCGCTGCAAGAATTGAATGATATTCTGGAAGCGCAGTTTGCCGGTGCATCCAGTCAGACAGCATCTCTGGGTGGCCTGAAAACAACCGCAGAGATTATGAACTTCATTGACAGTTCTCTTGAGCAAGACATTATGGAGAAAATCAAAGAAGTTGATGAAAGTCTCAGCGACCAGATTTCCGATCTTATGTTTGTATTCGATAATCTGATTGATATTGAAGATCGTGGTATTCAGGCTATTCTTCGTGAAGTAAATACCGATGTACTGGTGGTTGCGCTTAAAGGTGCTGATACCAGTTTGCAGGAAAAGATTTTCCGCAATATGTCTAAACGTGCTGCTGACTTGCTGCGCGACGATCTGGAAGCGAAAGGTCCGGTACGTGTAAGTGAAGTGGAAGAAGCTCAGAAAGAGATTCTGGGTGTGGCACGTCGCCTCGCAGATGATGGTGAAATCATGCTGGGTGGCGGTGGCGAAGAGATGCTCTAA
- a CDS encoding DUF4212 domain-containing protein — translation MSSSENAQAYWSENLRIIITYLSIWFVVSYVCGILLVEQLNVIPFFGFPLGFWIDQQGSIFVYVGLIWAYAFSMNKLDEKYDVHE, via the coding sequence ATGTCTTCGTCTGAGAACGCTCAGGCCTATTGGTCTGAAAATCTGCGCATTATCATTACATACCTTTCTATATGGTTTGTAGTCTCATATGTGTGCGGTATCTTGCTGGTGGAACAACTCAATGTAATTCCGTTCTTCGGCTTCCCATTAGGATTCTGGATTGATCAGCAGGGTTCTATCTTCGTCTACGTTGGTCTGATTTGGGCCTACGCATTCAGCATGAATAAGCTGGATGAGAAATACGACGTTCACGAATAA
- a CDS encoding sodium:solute symporter family protein: protein MSLDVLTYLFIGGSFALYIGIAIWARAGSTKEFYVAGGGVHPVANGMATAADWMSAASFISLAGLVSFIGRDGAAYLMGWTGGYVLLAMLLAPYLRKFGKFTVPDFVGDRYYSNFARIVAVICTIVISFTYVAGQMRGVGIVFSRYLHVDINTGVFIGMAIVFFYAVLGGMKGITYTQVAQYCVLILAFTVPAFFLSLQITGHILPQIGLGATLDSGLSVLATLDQLSTDLGFAEYTAGKKSTIDMFCLTAALMAGTAGLPHVIVRFFTVPRVKDARTSAGWALIFIAILYTSVPGVAGFGRVNLIQTINGADNAGTEYAQMPQWFKNWENAGLLGWHDYNGDGKVQYAAGAAFNGKKGKPAFDGENRGEYGERAVTNAVENPVAVNGAPYANEVYVDRDIMVLANPEIAQLPNWVIALVAAGAVAAALSTAAGLLLVISTAISHDLMKTCINPNISDKQELMYARIAAVVAICIAGYFGINPPGFVAQVVALAFGLASSSVFPVIVMGIFNKRMNKEGAIAGMIVGLGSTIAYMVYFTFMGGAKEDLFLGISTGGFGFVGMLLNFAVAYVVSMMTPPPPVEIQNMVENIRVPRGAGAAHAH from the coding sequence ATGAGTCTTGATGTACTGACGTACCTGTTTATAGGCGGCTCGTTTGCGCTCTATATCGGTATTGCAATCTGGGCCCGTGCAGGGTCAACAAAAGAATTCTACGTAGCCGGTGGTGGTGTACATCCAGTGGCAAACGGTATGGCAACCGCAGCAGACTGGATGTCTGCGGCTTCCTTCATCTCTCTGGCGGGCCTTGTGTCTTTCATTGGTCGTGATGGTGCTGCATATCTAATGGGCTGGACTGGCGGCTATGTGCTATTGGCAATGCTTCTGGCACCTTATTTACGTAAATTTGGTAAGTTTACTGTCCCTGACTTTGTCGGCGATCGTTACTACTCTAATTTTGCGCGTATTGTTGCGGTTATTTGTACAATCGTAATTTCCTTCACTTACGTAGCTGGTCAGATGCGTGGTGTGGGTATCGTATTCTCTCGTTACTTGCATGTTGATATTAACACGGGTGTGTTTATCGGCATGGCAATCGTATTCTTCTACGCCGTTCTTGGCGGCATGAAAGGTATTACTTACACTCAGGTTGCACAGTATTGTGTACTGATTCTGGCTTTCACTGTGCCAGCATTCTTCCTGTCATTACAAATTACCGGCCATATACTGCCGCAGATTGGTTTAGGTGCAACTCTGGACTCAGGTCTGTCGGTCCTGGCAACCCTTGATCAGTTATCTACAGATCTTGGTTTTGCTGAATACACAGCAGGTAAGAAATCAACGATTGATATGTTCTGTTTAACAGCTGCTCTTATGGCAGGTACCGCAGGCTTACCGCATGTAATTGTTCGTTTCTTTACTGTACCTCGTGTAAAAGATGCACGTACTTCTGCAGGCTGGGCGCTGATCTTTATTGCTATTCTGTATACCTCTGTACCAGGTGTTGCTGGTTTTGGTCGTGTAAATCTGATTCAGACTATTAACGGTGCTGATAACGCAGGTACTGAATACGCGCAGATGCCTCAGTGGTTCAAAAACTGGGAAAATGCAGGTCTGCTTGGCTGGCATGACTATAACGGTGATGGCAAAGTTCAGTACGCTGCTGGCGCTGCTTTCAATGGTAAGAAAGGTAAGCCCGCCTTTGACGGTGAAAACCGCGGTGAATATGGCGAGCGTGCAGTTACTAATGCTGTTGAAAATCCAGTGGCTGTGAATGGCGCACCATATGCCAACGAAGTGTATGTTGACCGCGACATCATGGTTCTGGCAAACCCTGAGATTGCACAGCTACCTAACTGGGTTATTGCCTTGGTGGCGGCGGGTGCTGTAGCTGCGGCACTGTCTACAGCGGCCGGATTGCTGCTGGTAATCTCTACTGCGATATCTCATGACCTTATGAAGACCTGTATTAATCCGAATATTTCGGATAAGCAGGAGCTTATGTATGCGCGGATAGCTGCAGTGGTGGCTATTTGTATTGCCGGTTACTTTGGGATAAATCCGCCGGGATTTGTGGCACAGGTGGTTGCTCTCGCATTCGGCTTGGCTTCTTCCTCGGTATTCCCGGTAATCGTTATGGGTATCTTCAATAAGCGTATGAATAAGGAAGGTGCTATTGCAGGTATGATTGTAGGCTTGGGCTCGACAATAGCTTATATGGTTTACTTCACCTTCATGGGTGGTGCGAAAGAAGATCTGTTCCTGGGTATTTCTACTGGTGGCTTCGGCTTCGTGGGTATGCTTCTGAACTTTGCTGTTGCGTATGTTGTTTCTATGATGACGCCGCCTCCGCCAGTTGAAATTCAAAACATGGTTGAGAATATCCGTGTACCACGTGGTGCGGGTGCAGCTCACGCTCACTAA
- the fliJ gene encoding flagellar export protein FliJ — protein MKRSKRLAIVLEQAERKRKQADQLLADTQGRIQKGIQTMQQLEQYYAEYANNFYANGAAGVSVQQLDTHQAFMQKLRTAIQQQRQAVESDQQHLEKVREHWKAAYGHFKAIDSVIEKARDDERRADDKKQQQQIDERSQLVRTPFI, from the coding sequence ATGAAACGCTCAAAACGGTTGGCAATCGTATTGGAGCAGGCTGAGCGGAAGCGTAAGCAGGCTGATCAGTTGCTGGCTGATACTCAGGGGCGAATTCAGAAAGGAATTCAGACAATGCAGCAGTTGGAGCAGTATTATGCTGAATATGCCAATAATTTTTATGCAAATGGTGCTGCTGGTGTGAGTGTTCAGCAACTGGATACCCATCAGGCGTTCATGCAAAAGCTGCGTACCGCGATCCAGCAACAACGTCAGGCGGTTGAGTCTGATCAGCAACATCTTGAGAAGGTCCGTGAGCACTGGAAGGCTGCTTATGGACATTTTAAAGCGATTGATTCGGTAATAGAAAAGGCGCGGGATGATGAGCGCCGGGCCGATGATAAAAAACAACAACAACAAATAGATGAGCGTTCTCAGCTCGTCCGTACTCCTTTCATTTAA
- a CDS encoding flagellar hook-length control protein FliK, whose product MNSSLPVSISTGSMPDLVGAGVAPANAGAGGDFNAMILQTSQARASQSAAVSSQGQVPAVSGESLPPGHQQASIEQEKSPQSVSGKQENIDGSDALSELKKFLEADVTAEYSLIQEKSAASTQAVATSALVGAPVSQGAAVSQVATEPLVAEIARVPVDEAPLSKAVHELVAASGTEKTPVTSDAAGQQQVVAAKDVSVSVAGEKTQQQVAQQTAVVEGAQNTAGVRQQNEGVLTPVAPITPVGDSPDQAERIVDPALINAQVSVAGRNAVTAADQQVTASPSDSLATALPQATGNVSAESLQNTQVVQQQVAQQSVESQAAKVMAPGAESVAVQAAGIAKSDAKQTVSPSVNGVGQSAAEENGLLKGLVADNKAGDNKGSPEGQKTFLAGAAGSDSLAKLQNSAFQLSEQLANQTANKTSTAAVSAEARGESFAESLTSSLAATGAARAEKVGAEPHQLQMQQGLRPGNPAWGQAVSDRVVWLASQNGKVAEIRLDPPELGSLNVKLEIKNEQVSVVFNTPHASVKESLEQSLPRLREMFAEQGLELADSSVEDQGSGQRENAQEREAVASAGYGADGEVDGESEVLVSQAEQSISMVDYYA is encoded by the coding sequence ATGAATTCATCGCTTCCTGTTTCTATCAGTACCGGATCAATGCCAGATTTGGTTGGAGCCGGCGTCGCACCAGCAAATGCGGGGGCTGGTGGGGACTTTAATGCCATGATTTTACAAACCAGTCAGGCTCGGGCGAGTCAGTCTGCTGCCGTCAGCTCTCAGGGGCAAGTGCCGGCAGTAAGCGGAGAGAGTTTGCCGCCTGGGCATCAGCAGGCATCAATTGAACAGGAAAAATCCCCTCAGAGTGTTTCTGGCAAGCAAGAGAATATTGATGGTAGCGATGCGCTGAGCGAGTTGAAGAAGTTTCTGGAAGCAGACGTCACCGCTGAGTATTCATTGATTCAGGAAAAAAGCGCCGCTTCTACTCAGGCTGTTGCGACTAGTGCTTTGGTTGGGGCTCCAGTGTCTCAGGGTGCAGCTGTTTCTCAGGTGGCAACTGAGCCGCTAGTGGCAGAGATTGCACGGGTACCTGTTGATGAAGCGCCTTTAAGTAAAGCTGTACATGAATTGGTGGCTGCATCTGGTACGGAAAAAACGCCAGTAACATCTGATGCTGCCGGACAGCAACAAGTTGTTGCAGCCAAAGACGTTTCAGTGTCAGTTGCTGGTGAAAAAACTCAGCAGCAAGTAGCTCAGCAAACTGCAGTTGTTGAGGGTGCTCAGAATACAGCAGGTGTCCGGCAGCAGAATGAGGGGGTACTCACCCCGGTAGCGCCGATTACGCCAGTAGGCGATAGTCCTGATCAGGCTGAGCGCATTGTTGATCCGGCGCTGATTAATGCACAGGTTTCTGTTGCAGGTAGGAATGCCGTAACCGCAGCTGATCAACAGGTTACCGCATCCCCAAGTGATTCCTTAGCCACGGCTTTGCCACAAGCTACAGGTAATGTATCTGCAGAGTCATTACAGAATACTCAGGTAGTACAGCAGCAAGTTGCACAGCAATCAGTGGAGTCTCAGGCGGCAAAAGTGATGGCTCCGGGTGCTGAAAGCGTTGCTGTACAGGCAGCAGGTATTGCTAAGTCAGATGCTAAGCAGACAGTTAGTCCGTCTGTGAATGGTGTTGGGCAAAGTGCTGCTGAAGAAAATGGTTTACTGAAAGGGTTGGTTGCTGACAATAAAGCTGGAGACAATAAAGGCTCACCTGAAGGGCAAAAAACTTTCTTAGCTGGAGCTGCTGGATCAGATAGCTTGGCAAAGCTACAAAACTCAGCATTTCAGCTAAGTGAGCAACTGGCAAATCAGACAGCTAATAAAACATCAACAGCGGCTGTAAGTGCTGAAGCCAGGGGTGAGAGTTTTGCTGAGTCACTTACCAGTTCATTGGCTGCGACTGGTGCGGCACGCGCTGAAAAAGTGGGAGCAGAACCGCATCAGTTACAAATGCAGCAGGGCTTGAGGCCGGGTAATCCTGCCTGGGGGCAAGCTGTTAGTGATAGAGTTGTCTGGTTAGCATCGCAGAATGGTAAAGTGGCGGAAATTCGTCTTGATCCGCCAGAGCTTGGCAGCCTGAATGTGAAACTGGAAATTAAAAATGAACAGGTAAGTGTTGTTTTTAATACGCCGCATGCCAGTGTCAAAGAGTCCTTAGAGCAAAGTCTGCCACGTTTGAGGGAAATGTTTGCGGAGCAGGGCCTGGAATTGGCTGACTCTTCGGTAGAGGATCAGGGGTCAGGACAGCGGGAAAATGCTCAGGAGCGTGAAGCGGTCGCCAGTGCGGGATACGGTGCCGATGGTGAGGTAGACGGCGAGTCTGAAGTGCTCGTTAGTCAGGCAGAACAAAGCATTTCAATGGTTGACTATTATGCTTAA
- a CDS encoding flagellar assembly protein FliH codes for MKAIDSSMVRIRADEAVITQPWELPVVKSHHVVALHEMPQEPEVAVVEDEIVAEKLTLSELESIRENARQEGYKEGLKSGTEVGQQEGQQAGYQEGLAAGNNDIAQQVSKLEAMFLQLEQPLEQINTDVEKMLVDMVLELSRAVVNAELETSTEAVKQAVQDAVSQLPRESGTVNISVNPEQVELLEPLLQSHDNWRFLADDSIQAGGCKVKTSNALIEHTAEVRFQAVASQLQAHLIEVAHQGAPDLNNE; via the coding sequence ATGAAAGCTATTGATAGTTCTATGGTGCGTATTCGCGCCGATGAAGCAGTAATCACGCAGCCCTGGGAATTGCCAGTGGTGAAGAGCCATCATGTAGTGGCTTTGCATGAAATGCCTCAGGAGCCTGAGGTTGCCGTTGTTGAAGATGAAATTGTTGCTGAAAAGCTTACCTTATCTGAACTTGAGTCGATTCGAGAAAATGCTCGTCAGGAAGGTTACAAGGAAGGACTTAAGTCAGGCACTGAAGTTGGTCAGCAAGAGGGGCAACAAGCTGGTTATCAGGAAGGCTTAGCTGCCGGTAATAATGATATTGCTCAACAGGTGTCGAAGTTAGAAGCAATGTTTCTGCAGCTTGAGCAACCGTTGGAGCAAATCAATACTGACGTCGAAAAAATGTTGGTGGATATGGTGCTGGAGTTGAGCCGTGCAGTTGTTAATGCTGAACTAGAAACCAGCACAGAGGCGGTTAAACAAGCCGTTCAGGATGCAGTGTCGCAACTACCCAGAGAGAGTGGTACGGTTAATATATCTGTCAATCCTGAGCAGGTAGAGCTGCTTGAGCCTTTGCTGCAAAGTCATGATAACTGGCGGTTTTTGGCGGATGATTCGATTCAGGCTGGTGGTTGCAAGGTTAAGACCAGTAATGCATTGATCGAGCATACAGCTGAGGTACGTTTTCAGGCAGTTGCCAGCCAGTTACAGGCACATCTCATTGAGGTGGCACACCAGGGTGCGCCTGATTTAAATAATGAGTGA
- a CDS encoding DUF294 nucleotidyltransferase-like domain-containing protein, whose amino-acid sequence MPSSFNMTNMPFSLLDEPEQTLLRNSLDIGYYQRNETILAAGDVPEGVYVILKGVVSENDVGGSDVDHVFVHYTAEDYFGGWSAIKGRAIHNFIAEEETICHILPTKALLDLCAVNSRFADYFQQSLSAKTEIRSELGGDQDMAEFMLAQIKDGAIREPLIIQQGDSIETATRLMRQQRADCMLVKRGNRYGMVTGTDLLDAIVIDGFPLDTDVAEIASYRLITTASDDYLFNALITMTQQHIERVVVMDDQQLLGVVELTDVLSYFSSHSHVIGLRIERADNIAALREAAEGLSDLVRAVVGQGVKARFVMDLIAAMNGRIIAKLFDLIVPLDMQPHVCLVVMGSEGRGEQIMKTDQDNGLIYRDGLIWPDMYKTMRHFTDTLISFGFPECPGNIMVSNPAWVKSIGDWTQQLSDWSQNCDGLAQMNLAIAVDAHPVAGNHALFKTSRNWFMRHLQSNKVFFAHFAKVALEFDTPLSFFGSLKEKGQLDVKKGGIFPIVHGIRTLALEYRILETNTFKRIEALVKLGQIKEKHGRELCEALSLFIQVRLGQQVVRTESGNVDQTPNTVDLALLDKMERDMLRDALHIVKGFKKHLALRYHLAG is encoded by the coding sequence ATGCCTTCCTCTTTTAATATGACGAATATGCCGTTCAGCTTGCTTGATGAGCCTGAACAGACACTGCTGCGTAATAGTCTTGATATTGGTTATTACCAGCGAAATGAGACGATACTGGCGGCTGGTGATGTGCCTGAAGGGGTATACGTTATATTAAAAGGTGTTGTCAGTGAGAATGATGTCGGAGGCAGTGATGTTGACCATGTCTTCGTGCACTACACCGCAGAAGATTACTTTGGTGGCTGGTCTGCCATAAAAGGACGCGCGATTCATAACTTCATCGCGGAAGAAGAAACTATTTGCCATATTTTACCGACCAAAGCCCTCTTGGACCTGTGTGCTGTAAATAGCCGGTTTGCGGATTATTTTCAGCAGAGTTTATCTGCGAAAACTGAGATTCGCTCTGAGTTGGGTGGCGATCAGGATATGGCTGAATTCATGCTTGCGCAGATAAAAGATGGCGCCATCCGTGAGCCGCTTATTATTCAGCAGGGAGACAGTATCGAAACGGCTACCCGGTTAATGCGCCAGCAGCGGGCTGATTGCATGTTGGTTAAGAGAGGTAATCGTTACGGTATGGTCACTGGAACTGATTTACTGGACGCCATCGTTATTGATGGGTTTCCTTTAGATACAGATGTGGCCGAGATTGCCAGTTACCGCCTTATAACCACTGCTTCGGATGATTATTTATTTAATGCTCTGATTACTATGACACAGCAACATATCGAGCGGGTTGTGGTAATGGATGATCAGCAATTACTTGGGGTTGTAGAGCTCACTGATGTGCTCAGTTACTTCTCCAGTCATTCTCATGTTATTGGTTTGCGAATTGAGCGTGCAGATAATATTGCTGCTCTGCGAGAGGCTGCTGAAGGCTTAAGTGATCTGGTTCGTGCAGTGGTTGGTCAGGGTGTAAAAGCGCGTTTTGTAATGGATCTGATTGCGGCAATGAACGGACGGATTATTGCTAAGTTGTTTGATCTGATTGTTCCGCTGGATATGCAGCCTCATGTTTGCCTGGTGGTAATGGGAAGTGAGGGACGAGGCGAGCAAATAATGAAAACGGATCAGGATAACGGCCTGATTTATCGGGACGGTTTAATCTGGCCAGACATGTATAAAACTATGCGCCATTTTACTGACACTCTTATTTCATTTGGCTTTCCTGAGTGTCCGGGCAATATCATGGTATCGAATCCGGCCTGGGTTAAGTCAATTGGAGACTGGACTCAGCAGCTAAGTGACTGGTCACAAAACTGTGATGGGCTGGCGCAAATGAATCTGGCAATCGCAGTCGATGCTCACCCTGTAGCGGGAAATCATGCACTGTTTAAGACTTCACGAAACTGGTTTATGCGACACCTGCAGAGTAATAAAGTGTTTTTTGCTCACTTTGCAAAAGTAGCGTTGGAGTTTGATACCCCGTTGAGTTTTTTTGGAAGCCTTAAAGAGAAAGGTCAGCTGGATGTGAAGAAAGGGGGGATCTTCCCGATTGTTCACGGTATTCGAACCCTGGCACTGGAATATCGGATTCTTGAAACCAATACTTTTAAGCGAATAGAGGCGTTAGTAAAGTTAGGGCAAATTAAAGAAAAACATGGTCGTGAGCTTTGTGAGGCGCTGTCGTTGTTTATTCAGGTAAGGCTGGGGCAACAAGTTGTCCGCACGGAATCAGGTAATGTAGATCAAACGCCCAATACCGTTGATCTTGCGTTATTGGATAAAATGGAACGTGATATGTTGCGTGATGCTTTACATATAGTGAAGGGTTTTAAGAAGCATCTTGCGTTGCGTTATCATCTGGCAGGTTAA